In one Alosa alosa isolate M-15738 ecotype Scorff River chromosome 14, AALO_Geno_1.1, whole genome shotgun sequence genomic region, the following are encoded:
- the dtwd1 gene encoding tRNA-uridine aminocarboxypropyltransferase 1, translated as MSATSTVTEDVPKSEEQLDRSSDNLTLDCSSQAESPLQGLKLASHEVLERAQTHGRIKCSKCGGSRMFFCYTCFTLVGVNQQEIPLIKLPVRIDIIKHPNETDGKSTAVHARLLAPDDVNIYTYPCIPELDGDVHKAVLVFPGPDSVTLEEMSEHLNDIRTNSSDEARVKRQKITEETEDEVNPQSCPLERVIFIDSTWNQTTRIITDERLEPLLRVELKTRKTCFWRHQRGSPDTYLATIEAIYYFLKDYHTLCLRKAYSGEYDNLLFFYSYLHKIINKAKVSAGKI; from the exons ATGTCTGCCACTAGCACAGTCACAGAAGATGTCCCAAAATCAGAGGAACAGCTCGACAGAAGCTCGGATAATTTAACGTTAGACTGCTCTAGTCAAGCTGAATCGCCTCTCCAAGGTCTGAAATTGGCATCACACGAAGTACTCGAAAGAGCACAAACGCACGGCAGGATAAAGTGTTCTAAATGTGGTGGGTCAAGGATGTTCTTCTGCTACACGTGTTTCACTTTAGTCGGTGTGAACCAGCAGGAAATTCCCTTAATTAAG CTCCCGGTCAGAATTGACATAATCAAACACCCCAATGAAACTGATGGAAAGAGCACTGCGGTACATGCCAGACTCCTCGCTCCCGACGATGTCAACATTTACACTTACCCTTGCATACCGGAGCTGGATGGTGATGTGCACAAG GCAGTTTTGGTTTTCCCTGGACCTGACTCAGTGACTCTTGAAGAGATGTCGGAGCATCTAAATGACATAAGAACAAACTCATCTGATGAAGCAAGAGTAAAGAGACAGAAGATCACAGAAGAGACGGAAGACGAAGTAAATCCACAGTCCTGTCCTCTAGAAAGAGTCATCTTCATCGACAGCACATGGAACCAGACTACCAGAATAATCACAGATGAACGACTCGAAC CTCTGCTACGGGTTGAGTTGAAGACAAGGAAAACCTGTTTCTGGCGTCATCAGCGAGGTTCACCAGACACATATCTTGCTACAATAGAGGCTATTTATTACTTCCTTAAAGACTATCATACTCTGTGCCTCCGGAAGGCGTACAGTGGTGAATATGACAACCTTCTCTTTTTTTACTCCTACCTCCATAAAATTATCAACAAAGCAAAAGTATCTGCTGGAAAAATATGA